In a single window of the Halomicroarcula saliterrae genome:
- a CDS encoding DUF7283 family protein, with protein MFDTHVDTMYVWVAVGAVSVAVFGVVTQLPTSASPDGAAVATTIDEVATSPSGSVTTRELTASDWSLTGRQVGLRSTGGTVHETLLRPAVPATAGRLRTVLDGTPPSAVYGSPAAFRQATEAARTDGVQWRTAPDRMTVRRVVWGGVDVTLVG; from the coding sequence ATGTTCGACACCCACGTCGACACGATGTACGTCTGGGTGGCCGTCGGCGCAGTCAGCGTCGCTGTGTTCGGCGTCGTCACGCAGCTCCCCACGTCAGCATCGCCGGACGGAGCCGCCGTCGCGACGACGATAGACGAGGTCGCCACCAGCCCGTCGGGGTCGGTCACGACGCGCGAGCTGACCGCCTCCGACTGGTCACTGACGGGACGACAGGTCGGCCTCCGCTCGACGGGCGGAACGGTGCACGAGACGCTCCTCCGGCCAGCCGTGCCGGCAACAGCGGGCCGGCTCCGAACGGTGCTCGACGGCACACCGCCGTCAGCGGTGTACGGCTCACCCGCGGCGTTCCGGCAGGCGACCGAGGCCGCACGGACCGACGGGGTGCAGTGGCGAACGGCACCCGACCGCATGACCGTCAGGCGCGTCGTCTGGGGAGGGGTCGATGTCACGCTCGTCGGATAG
- a CDS encoding type II secretion system protein translates to MTEPVDAAELLGWLVAVPDGYRRACRLLGLSTSAEAVLGGSYALAVVLCLAGVVAIGAGSGAVALAVGAGSAAAAVAVALAGRYGVPLAAQARRIRALGAAPALVATLVLGMTLWPSSERAAAFAASSSDGLLAASLDTHRRRAGRSPRSGLDAFGREWAATFPALEQALTCIERAAAVTAQERAELLEEARRGILDGARDEMAAFAADLRAPATALYAFGVLLPLALVALLPAVGAAGVPVSLPLLVATYGVALPGGLVVASAWLLAQRPVAFPPAAVSRSHPDVSTGPSAAVGTGAAVAAGAWFAGRALLPAWAPPIAALGLGTGASLVVYYRPVTRVRDHIEAVESGLPAALSAVGRRVERGESVEAAFDAAVDATSEPLSSVLAATVERQQTLGVDIETAFCGDHGTLATIPSPRLRRAAVLLGAAADIGPPAGETIATMGDHLEELAGVERETRRQLAQVTGTLSNTAAVFGPMVGGATVALSATMQSGGPIEPVPTASLGPVIGWYCLVLAAVLPALSTGLHRGLDRALVGYRAGLALCSATTVYLTAVVATGTLV, encoded by the coding sequence ATGACCGAGCCGGTCGACGCCGCCGAGTTGCTCGGGTGGCTCGTCGCGGTCCCGGACGGCTACCGGCGGGCCTGTCGGCTGCTCGGGCTGTCGACCAGCGCCGAGGCCGTGCTCGGGGGGAGCTACGCGCTAGCGGTCGTGCTGTGTCTCGCCGGCGTCGTCGCCATCGGCGCTGGCTCCGGAGCGGTAGCCCTCGCCGTCGGGGCCGGCAGCGCCGCCGCGGCCGTCGCCGTCGCACTGGCCGGCCGCTACGGCGTCCCGCTGGCTGCACAGGCCCGGCGCATCCGCGCACTGGGTGCCGCGCCGGCGCTCGTCGCGACGCTCGTCCTGGGAATGACGCTCTGGCCCAGTTCGGAGCGGGCGGCGGCCTTCGCCGCGAGTTCGAGTGACGGCCTACTGGCCGCGAGTCTCGACACCCACCGCCGGCGGGCCGGGCGGAGCCCCCGGAGCGGGCTGGACGCGTTCGGTCGCGAGTGGGCGGCGACGTTTCCGGCGCTGGAACAGGCGCTCACGTGCATCGAGCGGGCGGCCGCGGTGACGGCTCAGGAGCGCGCCGAACTGCTCGAAGAAGCCCGCCGGGGGATACTCGACGGCGCCCGCGACGAGATGGCAGCCTTCGCGGCCGACCTGCGGGCCCCGGCGACGGCGCTGTACGCCTTCGGCGTCCTCCTCCCGCTCGCGCTGGTCGCACTGCTGCCCGCAGTCGGGGCCGCGGGCGTCCCGGTGTCGCTGCCGCTGCTCGTCGCGACCTACGGCGTCGCGCTCCCCGGCGGGCTGGTGGTCGCGAGCGCGTGGCTGCTCGCCCAGCGCCCCGTCGCCTTCCCCCCGGCGGCGGTGTCACGGAGCCACCCGGACGTCTCGACCGGCCCGTCGGCCGCGGTCGGCACTGGGGCGGCAGTCGCCGCCGGGGCGTGGTTCGCCGGGCGCGCCCTCCTCCCAGCTTGGGCCCCGCCGATCGCTGCTCTCGGACTCGGAACGGGCGCGTCGCTGGTCGTCTACTACCGGCCCGTCACGCGAGTCCGGGACCACATCGAGGCCGTCGAGTCGGGGCTCCCGGCCGCCCTCTCGGCGGTCGGTCGCCGGGTCGAGCGCGGCGAGTCCGTCGAAGCTGCCTTCGACGCCGCGGTCGACGCCACGTCCGAACCGCTGTCGTCCGTGCTGGCGGCGACGGTCGAGCGCCAGCAGACGCTGGGTGTCGACATCGAGACGGCCTTTTGTGGCGACCACGGGACGCTCGCGACGATTCCGAGCCCGCGGCTCCGTCGGGCCGCCGTTTTGCTCGGCGCGGCCGCCGACATCGGCCCGCCCGCGGGCGAGACTATCGCGACGATGGGCGACCATCTCGAAGAGCTGGCCGGGGTCGAGCGGGAGACCCGCCGCCAGCTCGCACAGGTCACCGGAACGCTGTCGAACACGGCGGCGGTTTTCGGGCCGATGGTCGGCGGAGCGACCGTCGCGCTGTCGGCGACGATGCAGAGCGGCGGCCCCATCGAACCCGTCCCGACCGCGTCGCTGGGTCCGGTCATCGGCTGGTACTGTCTCGTCCTCGCGGCCGTATTGCCGGCGCTGTCGACCGGACTCCACCGCGGGCTGGACCGGGCGCTCGTGGGCTACCGGGCCGGACTGGCCCTCTGTTCGGCGACGACGGTGTATCTCACGGCCGTCGTGGCGACCGGCACGCTCGTCTGA
- a CDS encoding ATPase, T2SS/T4P/T4SS family, whose product MREWFTDSEPEGDCRCGTAFEPGTLAVDADACPGSGRLAESPGCRATVVEALGDGDVDAVVTSADGVERAYLDGDAALLVAAGRFAARVAATDERLAERARRDPLAAATEATGRAGPVADLAAETGFAVATEDVSAEHALEPYVGPAVSDARISASPPGTATLRDRRTVETGAVIRRYETPPDSLDSYHVRPREHEFDAATTAALSDAVDRLATAADESVTPEDAAEAVVDDGPVATRLAAVLRKHTRGLGILEDIFADQRVSDVFATAPVEETRLRVRADEETLRTNVRLTTRGVRTLASTFRRTSGRAFSRASPTLAATTTVADRRVRVAGVTEPVSDGVGFAFRGHDEESFRLPDLVANGSVPPRVAGLLSVAVERGAACLVAGPRGAGKTTMLGALLWELPQHVRTVVIEDTPELPVSALQDAGRDVQPLRTATGDGPSVDPTAALHTALRLGDGALVVGEVRGEEAAALYEAMRVGGGDSAVLGTIHGTGGDGVRERVVSDLDVPESAFAATDLVVTLDPPTAEGGRGIAAVEEVIRREGGAEFASLFERDGPAATATGRLDRGASRLVESLAHAGESYASVRETIGDRTAAVGSASASPDESGR is encoded by the coding sequence ATGCGTGAGTGGTTCACTGACAGCGAGCCCGAGGGCGACTGTCGCTGCGGGACGGCGTTCGAGCCCGGGACCCTGGCCGTGGACGCCGACGCCTGTCCCGGGAGCGGTCGACTGGCCGAGTCCCCGGGCTGCCGGGCGACCGTCGTCGAGGCGCTCGGTGACGGTGACGTCGACGCCGTCGTCACGAGCGCCGACGGGGTCGAACGGGCGTATCTGGACGGCGACGCGGCGCTGCTGGTGGCGGCGGGTCGGTTCGCGGCGCGGGTGGCGGCCACGGACGAGCGGCTCGCCGAGCGGGCCCGCCGGGACCCGCTGGCCGCCGCGACCGAGGCGACCGGTCGGGCGGGCCCCGTCGCCGACCTGGCGGCTGAGACCGGGTTCGCGGTCGCCACAGAGGATGTCTCGGCCGAGCACGCGCTCGAACCCTACGTCGGCCCGGCGGTGAGCGACGCCCGTATCTCGGCCAGTCCGCCCGGGACAGCGACGCTCCGGGACCGCCGGACCGTCGAGACCGGGGCGGTCATCCGCCGGTACGAGACACCGCCCGACTCGCTCGACAGCTACCACGTCCGCCCGCGGGAACACGAGTTCGACGCGGCGACGACGGCGGCGCTTTCCGACGCTGTCGACCGGTTGGCGACCGCGGCCGACGAGTCGGTGACCCCGGAGGACGCCGCCGAGGCGGTCGTCGACGACGGGCCGGTCGCGACCCGGCTCGCGGCGGTCCTCCGGAAGCACACCCGCGGGCTGGGTATCCTCGAAGATATCTTCGCCGACCAGCGAGTCTCCGACGTGTTCGCGACGGCGCCCGTCGAGGAGACCCGACTTCGGGTGCGCGCCGACGAGGAGACGCTGCGGACGAACGTCCGGCTGACGACGCGGGGCGTTCGGACGCTGGCCTCGACCTTCCGTCGGACGAGCGGGCGGGCGTTCTCGCGGGCGAGTCCGACGCTCGCCGCGACGACGACCGTCGCCGACCGACGGGTCCGCGTGGCCGGCGTCACCGAGCCGGTCAGCGACGGGGTCGGCTTCGCCTTCAGGGGCCACGACGAGGAGTCGTTCCGACTCCCCGACCTCGTCGCGAACGGGAGCGTCCCCCCGCGGGTCGCCGGGTTGCTGTCGGTCGCCGTCGAGCGCGGCGCGGCGTGTCTCGTCGCCGGGCCGCGCGGGGCCGGGAAGACCACGATGCTGGGCGCGCTGCTGTGGGAGCTGCCCCAGCACGTCCGGACCGTCGTCATCGAGGACACGCCCGAGCTCCCGGTCTCGGCCCTGCAGGACGCGGGGAGAGACGTACAGCCACTGCGGACGGCGACCGGCGACGGGCCGTCGGTGGACCCGACGGCCGCACTCCACACGGCACTGCGGCTCGGCGACGGCGCCCTCGTCGTCGGCGAGGTCCGTGGCGAGGAGGCGGCCGCCCTCTACGAGGCGATGCGTGTCGGTGGCGGCGACAGCGCGGTGCTCGGGACCATCCACGGCACCGGCGGTGATGGCGTCCGAGAGCGGGTCGTCTCCGACCTCGACGTGCCCGAGAGCGCCTTCGCCGCGACGGACCTGGTCGTGACGCTCGACCCGCCGACGGCCGAGGGCGGGCGCGGTATCGCGGCCGTCGAAGAGGTCATCCGGCGCGAGGGCGGCGCGGAGTTCGCGTCGCTGTTCGAGCGCGACGGTCCCGCGGCGACGGCCACGGGCCGGCTGGACCGCGGGGCCAGCCGCCTCGTCGAGTCGCTCGCCCACGCCGGGGAATCGTACGCCAGCGTCCGCGAGACCATCGGCGACCGCACGGCGGCAGTCGGCTCCGCGAGCGCGTCGCCGGACGAATCGGGCCGATGA
- a CDS encoding DUF7311 family protein: MILRVVLAVVLTTALVTVAAPAVSVAGADRAESTVDRQLTTLASNLGQMVAIDDPTAGRGARHVTALRLPGRTLTSADVTRLRLYGREGVGLASWRVSDGAESSTRLSGVPIRAVGGGSLTLRESGTHRLVFGLDKRANRTVLTVRRPGGDGDA, encoded by the coding sequence GTGATCCTCCGCGTCGTCCTGGCGGTGGTACTGACCACCGCTCTGGTGACTGTCGCCGCCCCAGCGGTGTCCGTCGCCGGCGCGGACAGAGCCGAAAGTACTGTCGACCGACAGCTGACGACACTGGCGTCGAACCTCGGGCAGATGGTCGCGATCGACGACCCGACGGCGGGGCGCGGCGCGCGCCACGTCACCGCGCTCCGGTTGCCGGGTCGGACGCTGACGAGCGCCGATGTCACCCGCCTCCGTCTCTACGGGCGCGAGGGCGTGGGCCTGGCGTCGTGGCGCGTCAGTGACGGAGCCGAGAGCAGCACCCGCCTCTCGGGAGTCCCCATCCGCGCCGTCGGTGGTGGGAGCCTCACACTCCGCGAGTCGGGCACACACAGGCTCGTCTTCGGACTGGACAAGCGGGCGAACCGGACGGTCCTGACAGTGCGACGGCCGGGTGGTGACGGCGATGCGTGA
- a CDS encoding DUF7310 family coiled-coil domain-containing protein: MTDVETLEERVRTVERAVTDGDHDFPAANDLGELTERVAALEQQVTALEEQTEELSAATQALRGYVGNVRSVNERVEGRADTALAATERLERRLDELANEDARIDARVDEVGHDGGTVDNATGAGSRKAAGIDASAGQGESDETDDRATARGGGVLEQIRSLL; this comes from the coding sequence ATGACGGACGTGGAGACACTCGAAGAACGGGTTCGGACGGTCGAACGCGCCGTCACCGACGGCGACCACGACTTCCCGGCCGCGAACGACCTCGGGGAGCTGACCGAACGAGTCGCGGCCCTCGAACAGCAGGTCACAGCGCTGGAGGAACAGACCGAGGAGCTGTCGGCGGCGACACAGGCGCTCAGAGGGTACGTCGGCAACGTTCGCTCGGTGAACGAACGGGTCGAAGGGCGGGCCGACACGGCGCTTGCGGCGACCGAGCGGCTGGAGCGGCGACTCGACGAGCTGGCAAACGAGGACGCGAGAATCGACGCCAGAGTCGACGAAGTCGGGCACGACGGTGGCACTGTCGACAACGCTACCGGGGCGGGGAGTCGGAAAGCAGCGGGCATCGACGCGAGCGCCGGCCAGGGCGAATCCGACGAGACGGACGACCGGGCGACGGCACGCGGCGGCGGCGTGCTCGAACAGATACGGTCGCTGCTGTGA
- the mre11 gene encoding DNA double-strand break repair protein Mre11 produces MTRVIHTGDTHIGYQQYHVPERRQDFLGAFRAVVRDAVDDDVAAVVHAGDLFHDRRPTLSDIMGTLDVLEELDEADIPFLAVVGNHEAKRDAQWLDLYASLGLASRLDDEPTLVGDTAFYGLDFVPRSKREALDYDFAPHDADHAALVTHGLFQPFDHGDWDAAEVLTGSSVEFDALLLGDNHKPGKQEVEDAWVTYCGSTERASASEREDRGYNIVSFDDEVRITRRGLDTREFVFVDVELAPEEGVERVRSQVGQYDLDDAVVVVSIDGDGDPIAPASIEEYALDRGALVARVTDHRELAADERETSVSFADPDDAVAERVRELGLSGAARDIDETVRASKVADANVAETVEDRVRDLVEDEPETLEAVDAAVTAETDEPDAVTAETDGGDTDDTTDTDDTAAEADATDGPDSPGGDGEDQSSMEEFL; encoded by the coding sequence ATGACACGGGTGATACACACCGGCGATACCCACATCGGGTACCAGCAGTACCACGTGCCCGAGCGCCGGCAGGACTTCCTCGGGGCGTTTCGGGCCGTGGTCCGGGACGCCGTCGACGACGACGTGGCCGCGGTGGTTCACGCCGGGGACCTGTTCCACGACCGCCGGCCGACGCTGTCGGACATCATGGGTACGCTCGACGTACTGGAGGAACTCGACGAGGCGGACATCCCGTTTCTCGCCGTCGTGGGCAACCACGAGGCAAAGCGGGACGCCCAGTGGCTCGACCTCTACGCGTCGCTCGGGCTGGCCAGCCGCCTCGACGACGAGCCGACCCTCGTCGGTGACACGGCCTTCTACGGGCTGGACTTCGTCCCGCGGTCGAAACGGGAGGCCCTCGACTACGACTTCGCGCCCCACGACGCCGACCACGCGGCGCTGGTCACCCACGGCCTCTTCCAGCCGTTCGACCACGGGGACTGGGACGCCGCGGAGGTGCTGACCGGCTCCTCGGTCGAGTTCGACGCCCTGCTGCTGGGGGACAACCACAAGCCCGGCAAGCAGGAAGTCGAGGACGCGTGGGTCACCTACTGTGGTTCGACCGAGCGAGCGAGCGCCAGCGAGCGCGAGGACCGCGGCTACAACATCGTCTCCTTCGACGACGAGGTGCGCATCACCCGGCGCGGCCTCGACACCCGCGAGTTCGTCTTCGTCGACGTGGAACTGGCCCCCGAGGAGGGCGTCGAACGGGTCCGCAGTCAGGTCGGCCAGTACGACCTCGACGACGCCGTCGTCGTGGTGAGCATCGACGGCGACGGGGACCCCATCGCCCCGGCGAGTATCGAGGAGTACGCGCTGGACCGGGGCGCGCTGGTCGCCCGAGTGACCGACCACCGGGAGCTCGCTGCCGACGAACGCGAGACGAGCGTGAGCTTCGCCGACCCGGACGACGCCGTCGCCGAACGCGTCCGCGAACTCGGACTGAGCGGGGCCGCCCGCGACATCGACGAGACGGTGCGGGCCTCGAAAGTCGCCGACGCGAACGTCGCCGAGACGGTCGAGGACCGTGTCCGAGACCTGGTCGAGGACGAGCCCGAGACGCTGGAGGCCGTCGACGCCGCCGTGACGGCAGAGACCGACGAGCCGGACGCCGTGACGGCAGAGACCGACGGCGGGGACACCGACGACACGACTGATACTGACGACACAGCGGCCGAGGCCGACGCGACCGACGGGCCGGACTCCCCGGGTGGCGATGGCGAGGACCAGTCCAGCATGGAGGAGTTCCTGTGA